The following is a genomic window from Epinephelus moara isolate mb chromosome 17, YSFRI_EMoa_1.0, whole genome shotgun sequence.
gaaaaaaatctattatcattatttttagttacattgttgaaagaatttagtcgtctgtgttcaagcaggataatagcaggtctccattcattgcacgtcgggctttctatttccttgtcggagatgttttcttttttaattacatgatagCTATTCTCCCTTAACTCACCAGTAAAGAATAACTTTGTCCATTTCAAATAACCCGTGGCAATAATAATATCCCTGTTCTCTGATTTACTGTGAAACTTTTTTAGGCAATTCATGCAACAATCAGACCAGATAACTTCTTTACTCTGCCTAATGGGGCCAGCCTTcagtgttgcgttcaaggttcCTCaaaaaaaacgggagaaaaaaaagctgaatatTCAAATTTGTATTCaaaattttttttcacaatctaatcccgtgccatcgaacgaagcttcgaagcttcgaattttttgggtcagccctaccAGCAttaaggggcaaaaagcgaaatcactgcactgcctgtagaccggcttgtaaacaaggggctggagatcagcacagagagagggtgtgtgacgtcatgctatactccagatgaaattacacctcctagttcttcacatagcgagattttttaattccttcaatctagaaatgaggAATTtccgcttattgcccctttaagagTCACATTGTCTTTCTGAATAAGTGCTGCACAGTGGATCTGATTTATGACAAATGGTTTATGTGGGTTATGAAAAGTATCTgatgataaaatatttaaagaaaatgagaaaagactTTGGTGTGGCGGTTAGCCTGTACAGTCATGGGTGAGACATGAGCACAAGTCAAGAATCTCAGGTCCAACCCAAAACCACTAAACCACTAAATTATGGAGAGAAGTATCAGTGAGAGTCGCACTGATAAGTAGTATTGGTATCAATTCCTATCAAAAAGTCAAAACCTAAATAAAAACTattctgtaagttatttatCATAACATTTGTTGGTGGTAATGCATTAGTCAGACATTGTGGGTTATGTTTGGCAGACatgctttaaatgttatttatggtTTTAGTTGGCTGGCTGCACCGTGACAACTCATGaactctttttctgtttgttgctataggaacagagaggaagagaggaactTATACGTCACCACCGTGACAAATCCTTCACAACATCTGGATCTTTAAAAATTCATCAAAGAGTTCAaactggagagaaaccatacagctgCGACCAatgtgagaaaacatttttgcgCTGCAGTGCCCTCAAAGCCCATCAACGCATTCACATTGAAGGGGAACTGTCCAGTTTTTTCCAAAGTGGGAAGGATTTCACAGAGTCAGGGAgctcaaaaaaacaagacattgacacagcagagaaactgtttagctgtaatcaATGTGAGAAAGCTTTCACCACTCTACGTAGCTTAAAAAGTCACCACCgtgttcacactgcagagaagtTGCACTGCTGTGACCAATGTGGGAAAACGTTTTTGCAACGCACGTCCCTTGAAACTCACCAAAtaattcacacaggagagaaaccgtacagctgtgatcaatgtgacAAAGCTTTCACACGCTCAGGTCACTTGAAAGCCCATCAACgcagtcacacaggagagaaaccatacgGGTGCGACCAATGTGGGAAAAAGTTTTCTCAAATCAGAACCTTAATATCTCATAAATATATTCACACCGGTGAGAAACCATACAGgtgtgatcaatgtggcaaagcctTTCCACAGTTAGGGGCCTTAAAAACCCACCAACGCATTCACACCGGAGAGAAaccgtacagctgtgatcaatgtggcaaagcctTTCCACAGTTAGGGGCCTTAAAAACCCACCaacgtattcacacaggagagaaaccctacagctgtgatcaatgtggcaaagcctTTGTACAGTCAGCAACCTTAAAAAGCCACCAActtattcacacaggagagaaaccgtacagctgtgatcaatgtggcaaagcctTTGCACTGTCATGGGCCTTAAAAAGCCACCaacgtattcacacaggagagaaaccatactGGTGTGACCAATGTGGAAGATTATTTGCCTGGTGCACTCAATTGAGAACCCACCAATGCCGGCATGCAGGAGAGAACCCGTACAGCTGTGACTAGTGTgagaaagcttttattgaacgGTATGACCTAAAAATCCATCGACGTGTTCACACCAGAGAGAACCCGTCCTGATGTGACCAATGTTGGTAGTGACAtttgtagtgtaatgtactgatttactgtagtgtttatactgttcctttaagttgaCCTTTAAAGATACGTGTTGAAGCATTGTACTCTGTGCACTGACAAGTCATacactggtttattatttcatgtattcctatgacacacacatacactcattgagcacttaagcattgtggtggagaagtaccTAGGATTCATTgtgcatcattttttaaaaataacatgaagATGGGCTCAGA
Proteins encoded in this region:
- the LOC126404330 gene encoding zinc finger protein 239-like isoform X1; amino-acid sequence: MEEDKQNPEHRSNKVRRRQAAGSSSDSSDVEEQRGREELIRHHRDKSFTTSGSLKIHQRVQTGEKPYSCDQCEKTFLRCSALKAHQRIHIEGELSSFFQSGKDFTESGSSKKQDIDTAEKLFSCNQCEKAFTTLRSLKSHHRVHTAEKLHCCDQCGKTFLQRTSLETHQIIHTGEKPYSCDQCDKAFTRSGHLKAHQRSHTGEKPYGCDQCGKKFSQIRTLISHKYIHTGEKPYRCDQCGKAFPQLGALKTHQRIHTGEKPYSCDQCGKAFPQLGALKTHQRIHTGEKPYSCDQCGKAFVQSATLKSHQLIHTGEKPYSCDQCGKAFALSWALKSHQRIHTGEKPYWCDQCGRLFAWCTQLRTHQCRHAGENPYSCD